The window ATAGTTCCTTTAATTTTGCTTTGTCAAGAAATCCAAAAAACCAAAGTTTTTGCAGGTGAAGTAAATTTTTTGCAATGGCTGCACCAGGTTATTCATCCTATAGCAGGTGCGGTTTTATCTGTGTTTTATTTTGTTGGCGATACCCACTTCGCCGCCCTGGTAGTTGTCATCAGTTTAGGAGTACTCTGCTGGAAACGCTATTGGCGACAAGCCACAACTTTAGGATTTGCTACTCTGAGTGTTTTGTTGCTTGTTGATGAAGTGCTGAAACCATTTTTTGCTCGCCGTCGTCCGCCGGAACGTTTGGACAAATCTGCGGGAGGCTATAGTTTCCCAAGCGGTCACGCTACAGGCAATGTTGTACTGTATTTTTATTTAGCTTATCTCCTGGCAGCTAGGTATCCTAAACTCAGTATCTATATTTATGGAGCAACAACTTTATTTCTAATATTAATGGGTTTGAGTAGTATGTACCTGAGAGTACACTGGCCTTCCGATATCGTTGCTGGTTATGCCTTTGGGTACATTTGGCTGACTATCTGCTTGGCCATACTAAACTTCTCAGGGCCGAAAGAAAAAAAGTATTAGACAAGTTTAATTTCTGGGGGAGCGGCAAACAATGAATATTAACAAGGTAAAAAGTTGGTGGAAATTTTTGGAAAAATCTCCAAGTTTAAATTGGAAATTATCGATTATATGGTTGTTCATACTTAGCTGTGTAGCTTTTTTGTTTAATTTGGGCAGCATCGGTTTGGTGGATAAGACAGAACCGATGTTTGTAGAAGCAGCACGTCAGATGTCGGTGACTGGTGATTGGATTACACCGTATTGGAATGGGGAAACTCGTTTTGATAAACCACCTTTGGTTTATTGGTTAATGGCGATCGCATTTAAAATCGTCGGTGTGAACGAATGGGCGGCAAGATTGCCTTCTGCACTGGCGGCGATCGCACTCGTGGTATTAGGATTTTATACCCTGCGATATTTCGGCTTTTCCCGTCCCGCTCATGTTAGCCTACTTCCTTCTTCCCCAGAAGATCGGGAGAGCGATCGACAATCTTCTCAGCCAGAAAAAATCCGCCATCCACAACGCGAACTGTGGATATCTGCTTGGATCGGTGCTGCCATCCTAGCCTTAAATCCTGCGTGGATCGCCTGGGGAAGAACAGGCGTTTCCGATATGCTGCTGGCTAGTAATATCAGCATGGCACTCTTGACATTTTTCATAGGTTATGCTTTAAACGATGCCAAACCTCATCCTCTCTCCGTCTCACAAGAAGAGGAGAAGATGGATTCAATTTCCCCTCAGCGTTCTTCAATTTGGTATATCGCTTTCTACGTATTCATCGCCTTAGCTGTTCTAGCAAAAGGGCCAGTCGGTGCGGTATTGCCTGGTCTGATTATTGGCGCATTCCTGCTGTATCTGGGCAAATTTAGGGAAGTTGTGCGAGAAATGCGATTGTTGCGGGGCATTTTAATTACGATCGCGATCGCAATACCTTGGTTTGTCTTAGTAACATTGGCCAATGGCAAAGCCTACATCGATACATTTTTTGGATATCACAACGTTCAACGCTTCACCAGCGTAGTCAGCAGTCACCGTGGCCCCTGGTATTTTTATATTCCAGTAGTGCTAGTTGGCTTTGCACCTTGGTCGATATATTTGCCAGTTGCGATCGCTCGTTTGCGCTTTTGGCAAAGAGAAAAATGGCAACAATCTCCCCGTTCCACTCAACTCGGTTTATTCGCCTTATTTTGGTTTATTGGCGTCTTTGGTTTTTTCAGCATTGCAGTTACCAAACTACCCAGCTACGTACTGCCTTTAATGCCAGCTTGCGCCATCATGGTAACGCTTTTTTGGAGCGAATTGATGAGCGAGCGGGAGAGCAGAGGTGCAGATGATAAAAAGAACAAAAAAAACATCGGACTGTTTGTTAGTGCAATTTTTAATATTGTATTTTTGTTAGTTCTTGCAGCTGGAACTTTCTTCAGTCCCAAGTTAATCGGATACGATCCGGCTGTGCCACAAATGCGTCAGGCGTTGGCACAATCTGGTTTACCAAGCCTAAGCGGGAGCGTATGGTTAGTAACAGCAATTGCCAGCCTATTTTTAGTATTGCGAAAACAGCAATGGCGTTGGTTGTGGAGTACAAACCTAGCAGGGTTTTTGGCATTTATGATATTTGTTGCACCACCCGCCGCTTTGCTAGTAGATGGACAGCGCCAGCTACCTTTACGAGAAATGTCCGCCTTTATTAACCAGGTAAGACAACCAGAGGAAGATTTAATT is drawn from Aerosakkonema funiforme FACHB-1375 and contains these coding sequences:
- a CDS encoding phosphatase PAP2 family protein; the protein is MKFKLNTWLNSLVAATGRVRLYICLIIIVPLILLCQEIQKTKVFAGEVNFLQWLHQVIHPIAGAVLSVFYFVGDTHFAALVVVISLGVLCWKRYWRQATTLGFATLSVLLLVDEVLKPFFARRRPPERLDKSAGGYSFPSGHATGNVVLYFYLAYLLAARYPKLSIYIYGATTLFLILMGLSSMYLRVHWPSDIVAGYAFGYIWLTICLAILNFSGPKEKKY
- a CDS encoding ArnT family glycosyltransferase → MNINKVKSWWKFLEKSPSLNWKLSIIWLFILSCVAFLFNLGSIGLVDKTEPMFVEAARQMSVTGDWITPYWNGETRFDKPPLVYWLMAIAFKIVGVNEWAARLPSALAAIALVVLGFYTLRYFGFSRPAHVSLLPSSPEDRESDRQSSQPEKIRHPQRELWISAWIGAAILALNPAWIAWGRTGVSDMLLASNISMALLTFFIGYALNDAKPHPLSVSQEEEKMDSISPQRSSIWYIAFYVFIALAVLAKGPVGAVLPGLIIGAFLLYLGKFREVVREMRLLRGILITIAIAIPWFVLVTLANGKAYIDTFFGYHNVQRFTSVVSSHRGPWYFYIPVVLVGFAPWSIYLPVAIARLRFWQREKWQQSPRSTQLGLFALFWFIGVFGFFSIAVTKLPSYVLPLMPACAIMVTLFWSELMSERESRGADDKKNKKNIGLFVSAIFNIVFLLVLAAGTFFSPKLIGYDPAVPQMRQALAQSGLPSLSGSVWLVTAIASLFLVLRKQQWRWLWSTNLAGFLAFMIFVAPPAALLVDGQRQLPLREMSAFINQVRQPEEDLILIGFIRPSMTFYTRQTVNYIKTSDEAISYIEKTAATKPTHLILTKPDNLKPNFLKRYQYKQLGSSGAYKLLRISTKVKSQNVKVKTQGPPNPKSKIQNPKSKIR